A single region of the Pontimicrobium sp. SW4 genome encodes:
- a CDS encoding ABC transporter permease, with the protein MNHLPLIIKREYLTKVRNKSFIIMTILSPIIMIALIAVVAYLSQLNNNKQRTISILDESGLVESIFKSAENTNYVILNEVSIDEAKKQVEEKEQYGLLHISKGESIDNVLEGIKFYSKDTPSITLMESLENKLERKFTDLKLQEQGVDIEKLKSSEARISIAQESFLGEKTSKIDNIVKLIFGGLAGYMLFMFIIIYGNMIMRSVIEEKTSRIIEVIISSVKPVQLMLGKIIGTSLAGITQFIIWIILGGVLMTVVSAILGINMAEMQAPQQELMQQAMEAQGADMKIQSLMSAIYNLPLTNLVIMFLLFFVGGYLLYSSLYAAIGAAVDNETDTQQFMLPILMPLILAVYVGIFTVIEDPHGTVSTVFSFIPFTSPVVMLMRIPFGVPIWQQVVSVLLLIGTFMFTVWFAAKIYRVGILMYGKKPSYKELYKWLKY; encoded by the coding sequence ATGAACCATTTACCATTAATTATAAAACGAGAGTATTTAACTAAGGTTAGAAATAAATCGTTTATAATCATGACTATTTTAAGTCCAATAATCATGATTGCTCTTATTGCTGTTGTTGCATATTTATCACAGCTCAATAACAACAAGCAAAGAACCATTTCTATATTAGATGAGTCTGGGTTAGTTGAAAGTATATTTAAAAGTGCAGAGAATACAAATTATGTAATTTTAAATGAGGTTTCAATAGATGAGGCAAAAAAACAAGTTGAAGAAAAAGAGCAATATGGTTTGCTTCATATTTCTAAGGGTGAAAGTATAGATAATGTTCTTGAAGGGATAAAGTTTTACTCAAAAGACACACCTTCAATAACTTTAATGGAAAGCCTCGAAAATAAGCTTGAGAGAAAATTTACAGATTTAAAACTACAAGAACAAGGCGTAGATATTGAGAAATTAAAATCATCAGAAGCTAGAATAAGCATTGCTCAAGAAAGTTTTCTGGGAGAAAAAACTTCTAAAATTGATAATATTGTAAAACTCATTTTTGGAGGCTTAGCTGGATATATGTTGTTTATGTTTATCATCATTTATGGAAACATGATAATGAGAAGTGTTATTGAAGAGAAAACTAGCAGGATAATTGAGGTTATAATTTCTTCAGTAAAACCAGTACAATTAATGCTTGGAAAAATTATTGGGACCTCTTTAGCAGGAATTACTCAATTTATTATTTGGATTATTCTTGGAGGTGTTTTAATGACTGTTGTTTCAGCTATATTAGGAATAAACATGGCAGAAATGCAAGCACCGCAGCAAGAATTAATGCAACAGGCTATGGAAGCTCAAGGTGCAGATATGAAGATTCAAAGTTTAATGAGTGCCATTTATAATTTGCCACTAACCAATTTAGTGATTATGTTTTTGTTGTTCTTTGTTGGAGGCTATTTACTGTATAGCTCATTATATGCTGCAATTGGCGCAGCAGTAGATAATGAGACAGATACGCAACAATTTATGCTGCCAATTTTAATGCCTCTAATTTTAGCGGTTTATGTAGGGATTTTTACGGTTATTGAAGACCCTCATGGTACAGTATCAACGGTGTTTTCATTTATTCCGTTTACCTCACCAGTTGTAATGCTTATGCGTATTCCTTTTGGAGTCCCAATTTGGCAACAAGTAGTTTCGGTGTTATTATTAATTGGTACCTTTATGTTTACAGTTTGGTTTGCTGCCAAAATATATCGAGTTGGAATTTTAATGTATGGTAAAAAGCCTAGCTATAAAGAGCTCTACAAGTGGTTAAAATATTAG
- a CDS encoding mechanosensitive ion channel domain-containing protein, which yields MEKIINFLNYDFKFSENIHISVKTILVVIVVFILTAIILKGIKRLATRKLPEEDKLKFTSVFSFARYFIYLVVVFITMQNMGVQMSAILAASAALLVGIGLALQTFFQDIISGIFILLDQSVHVGDIIEIDGKVGRVAEIKLRTTRAVTIDNKVLVIPNHKYLTSILYNWTENGTKTRESVSVGVAYGSDVELVKELLLQAAKTHPKVMKHPAPLVLFMNFGDSSLNFKLVFTLNNSFEAVIPQSEIRFEINRLFKEHNITIPFPQRDVHLYNN from the coding sequence ATGGAGAAGATTATAAATTTTTTAAATTATGATTTTAAGTTTAGTGAAAATATACATATTTCGGTAAAAACAATTTTGGTTGTAATAGTTGTTTTTATTCTTACAGCTATTATATTAAAAGGAATAAAAAGGCTAGCAACTAGAAAGCTTCCTGAAGAAGACAAGCTAAAATTTACGTCTGTATTCTCATTTGCTAGATATTTTATATATCTAGTGGTAGTTTTTATTACCATGCAAAATATGGGTGTACAAATGTCTGCTATTTTAGCAGCTTCTGCAGCTCTTCTAGTTGGTATTGGTTTGGCACTACAAACTTTTTTTCAGGATATTATTTCTGGTATTTTTATTTTACTCGATCAATCGGTTCACGTTGGAGATATTATAGAAATAGATGGTAAAGTTGGTAGAGTAGCTGAAATTAAATTGAGAACGACAAGAGCTGTAACCATAGATAATAAAGTGCTGGTAATTCCAAATCACAAATATTTAACTTCAATACTTTATAATTGGACTGAAAATGGGACAAAAACAAGAGAAAGTGTGAGTGTTGGAGTTGCTTATGGAAGTGATGTAGAGTTAGTAAAAGAATTGTTGTTACAAGCAGCTAAAACGCATCCTAAAGTAATGAAACATCCGGCTCCTTTAGTATTATTTATGAATTTTGGTGACAGTTCATTAAACTTTAAACTTGTTTTTACATTAAATAATAGTTTTGAGGCAGTAATACCGCAAAGTGAAATCCGTTTTGAAATTAACAGACTATTTAAAGAACACAATATAACAATACCGTTTCCACAAAGAGACGTTCATTTATATAACAATTAA
- a CDS encoding sigma-54 dependent transcriptional regulator gives MPQILIIEDEAAIRRVLTKILSEESNTYNVEEAEDGLIGIERIKKEDFDLVLCDIKMPKMDGVEVLEAIKKIKPEIPVVMISGHGDLDTAVNTMRLGAFDYISKPPDLNRLLNTVRNALDRKELVVENKLLKRKVSKNYEMIGESDAISQIKEMIDKVSPTDARVLITGPNGTGKELVAHWLHQKSERSKGPMIEVNCAAIPSELIESELFGHVKGAFTSANKDRAGKFEAANGGTIFLDEIGDMSLSAQAKVLRALQESRIQRVGSDKDIKVDVRIVAATNKDLSKEIEEGKFREDLYHRLAVILIKVPALNDRREDIPLLIEYFSSKIANEQGISKKSFSKKAIKLLQEYDWTGNIRELRNVIERLIILGGTEVSEADVKMFASK, from the coding sequence ATGCCACAAATACTAATAATAGAAGACGAAGCCGCAATTAGACGCGTTTTAACAAAAATATTAAGTGAAGAAAGTAATACATATAATGTCGAAGAGGCTGAAGATGGATTAATTGGTATTGAGAGAATAAAAAAAGAAGATTTCGATTTGGTACTCTGCGATATTAAGATGCCAAAAATGGATGGCGTGGAAGTTCTTGAAGCTATTAAAAAGATTAAACCAGAAATTCCTGTGGTGATGATTTCTGGTCATGGCGATTTAGATACTGCTGTAAATACTATGCGTTTAGGAGCTTTTGATTATATCTCGAAGCCACCAGATTTAAACCGCTTGTTAAATACCGTAAGAAATGCACTTGACAGAAAAGAACTAGTAGTTGAGAATAAACTTTTAAAGAGAAAAGTAAGTAAAAACTACGAAATGATTGGGGAGAGTGATGCTATTTCACAAATTAAAGAAATGATTGATAAGGTATCGCCTACTGACGCTCGTGTTTTAATTACTGGACCAAACGGAACAGGAAAAGAATTAGTGGCACATTGGTTACATCAAAAAAGTGAACGTTCAAAAGGGCCAATGATAGAAGTGAATTGTGCTGCTATACCTAGCGAACTTATAGAAAGTGAATTATTCGGACACGTTAAAGGTGCTTTTACAAGTGCAAATAAAGATAGAGCAGGAAAGTTTGAAGCTGCTAATGGAGGTACGATTTTTCTTGATGAAATTGGTGATATGAGTTTATCTGCTCAGGCTAAGGTTTTAAGAGCATTGCAAGAAAGTCGTATTCAACGAGTTGGAAGTGATAAAGACATTAAGGTAGATGTACGAATTGTTGCTGCAACTAACAAAGATCTTAGTAAGGAAATTGAAGAAGGTAAGTTTAGAGAAGATTTGTATCACAGATTAGCTGTTATTTTAATAAAAGTTCCAGCACTAAACGACAGGAGAGAGGATATTCCTTTACTTATTGAATATTTCTCTTCAAAAATTGCAAATGAACAAGGAATTTCTAAAAAATCTTTTTCTAAAAAGGCCATAAAACTACTTCAAGAATATGATTGGACAGGAAATATTAGAGAACTTAGAAACGTTATAGAAAGACTTATAATACTTGGTGGTACAGAAGTTAGTGAAGCAGATGTTAAAATGTTTGCTAGTAAATAA